The Mesotoga infera DNA segment CACCTCGAAATTAGATAAGCTATGACGCACCCACATGAAACGAACAATCAGCGGAGGGATCAATCCTGATCGATCGTCATAATGCCTGTGGATTTTGCATTCACATCAAGAGATACTCTGTTCTTTGGTAACGCATGATCCCCTCCTTTGGAAAAGTAATCTCTCCTCTTTCTTAGCTGAAGAGACTGACTTCAATTCTTGTACCCGTCGCAACACTGACCAAGTACCTTCTAGATCATTTCCAAATACTTATTAGTTCATAACTTTAAATCGGGAATGCGAGCTTGCCCGAATCAAAACAAGCTTTTTTAGTTTGAGTGGTTTATTTTGAGAATGTCCGATAGAGAACAGATCGAGTTGTTACCAGTGATGCTGTGAAGCCCTCTGTCAATTTCATCTCTTGAGATTTCCGTTATTGGTCTGCCACTTTCAAAAGAAATCGCGGAGGCCATGCCAATAGCCTGTCCCATGCCGGCTGACGTGGGCATAATCCTTCCTGCACTTTGACCTTCAAAATCACTTGAGAAACATCTGCCAGCAGTATATAGATTGAAGAAATCGCAGCTGATTAGGGCTCTCAAGGGTATCTCGTAGTAGTCTGAATATTCGGGAACACTGCTCCTAACTTCTCGAGTAATCTTTTGAGTCTCAGGAGAATGGATATCTATTCCATATGTTGCTTTGACAACACCGTCATAGAATTTCCTGTGCGACCTAACGTCTTCTCCAGTAAAAACGTAAAGTCCCTTCACTCTTCTACTCTCTCGAATTCCTATATCGTCTGCGATTTTTTCAATTCTTGACTCTTCGAATCCGCGAACGTACTTCCTCGTGAAGGCGACGAGCTGATCTATCTGCTCAGAGCATTCGAAGACAGATTGACTCAGTTCAAAAGGATTAAGGGGATCTTTATCGGACGAATGGGTTGTGTTTACCGATACTCTGTCTTCTCCAGGGAGTTCAATGAAGAAGAAGTAATCGTGAAGATTGTTAAATCCGCTATTTCTAGCCTTTTCGATCTCTTCGAAGTAGCCCGCAA contains these protein-coding regions:
- a CDS encoding FAD-dependent oxidoreductase codes for the protein AGYFEEIEKARNSGFNNLHDYFFFIELPGEDRVSVNTTHSSDKDPLNPFELSQSVFECSEQIDQLVAFTRKYVRGFEESRIEKIADDIGIRESRRVKGLYVFTGEDVRSHRKFYDGVVKATYGIDIHSPETQKITREVRSSVPEYSDYYEIPLRALISCDFFNLYTAGRCFSSDFEGQSAGRIMPTSAGMGQAIGMASAISFESGRPITEISRDEIDRGLHSITGNNSICSLSDILKINHSN